One Micromonospora craniellae genomic region harbors:
- a CDS encoding anhydro-N-acetylmuramic acid kinase, translated as MGRARRWWSTGRELFHAGYLDRRLAALDEPVAVDDVFATLTELTARSAGVVPPAAYGCGPDLAVRERGR; from the coding sequence GTGGGCAGGGCGCGCCGCTGGTGGTCGACCGGCCGGGAGCTGTTCCACGCCGGGTACCTCGACCGGAGGCTGGCCGCTCTGGACGAGCCGGTGGCCGTCGACGACGTGTTCGCCACGTTGACCGAGTTGACCGCCCGGTCCGCCGGGGTGGTGCCGCCCGCCGCCTACGGGTGCGGGCCTGACCTGGCGGTCAGGGAGCGGGGGCGGTGA
- a CDS encoding class I SAM-dependent RNA methyltransferase: MSGPAGGGLEEAQRVELTVAAVAPGGHCVARVDGQVVFVRHALPGERVVAEVTEVHRGFVRADAVTVLETAAQRVTPPCPYARPGQCGGCDLQHVAPQAQLDWKTTVVREQLVRIGGLDEAACDALGVRVEALPGGPLGWRSRVRYAVDAAGRAGLLKHRSHEVVPIDRCLIAHPAVQELPVLTSAGAQWPDAEAVETVASTGGDVTVTAVVAGRTRIVSGPERVRERAAGREWALPASSFWQVHPAAADALVDAVRELTDPQPGETAWDLYGGAGLFAAALAERVGESGRVTLVEAAGAGVTAARENLRDLPRVEVVAARVETALARRRITGPVDVVVLDPPRSGAGARVVRDVVAAGPRAVAYVACDPAAFARDLRVFTGLGWRLATLRGYDLFPMTQHVELVALLVPGPAAD, from the coding sequence ATGAGCGGGCCGGCTGGCGGCGGGTTGGAGGAGGCCCAGCGGGTCGAGCTGACCGTCGCGGCGGTCGCCCCCGGTGGCCACTGTGTGGCCCGGGTCGACGGGCAGGTGGTCTTCGTCCGGCACGCGCTGCCCGGCGAACGGGTGGTGGCCGAGGTGACCGAGGTGCACCGGGGATTCGTCCGGGCCGACGCGGTGACCGTGCTGGAGACCGCCGCGCAGCGGGTCACCCCGCCCTGCCCGTACGCCCGCCCGGGCCAGTGCGGCGGGTGTGACCTGCAACACGTCGCCCCGCAGGCCCAACTCGACTGGAAGACCACGGTCGTCCGCGAGCAACTCGTCCGGATCGGCGGCCTCGACGAGGCCGCCTGCGACGCGCTGGGCGTCCGGGTCGAGGCGCTGCCCGGCGGGCCGCTGGGCTGGCGCTCCCGGGTTCGCTACGCGGTCGACGCGGCGGGCCGGGCCGGTCTGCTCAAACACCGCTCGCACGAGGTGGTGCCGATCGACCGCTGCCTGATCGCCCACCCGGCCGTGCAGGAACTGCCGGTGCTCACCTCCGCCGGTGCGCAGTGGCCCGACGCCGAGGCGGTGGAGACGGTCGCCTCCACCGGCGGGGACGTGACGGTGACCGCCGTCGTGGCCGGGCGTACCCGGATCGTCAGCGGCCCGGAGCGGGTGCGCGAGCGGGCCGCGGGCCGGGAGTGGGCGCTGCCCGCCTCGTCCTTCTGGCAGGTGCACCCGGCGGCGGCGGACGCGCTTGTCGACGCGGTGCGGGAACTGACCGACCCGCAGCCGGGCGAGACCGCCTGGGACCTCTACGGCGGGGCCGGACTCTTCGCCGCCGCGCTGGCCGAACGGGTCGGCGAGTCGGGCCGGGTCACGCTGGTCGAGGCGGCCGGCGCCGGCGTCACGGCGGCCCGGGAGAACCTGCGCGACCTGCCCCGGGTGGAGGTGGTGGCGGCCCGGGTGGAGACCGCGCTGGCCCGCCGCCGGATCACCGGCCCGGTCGACGTGGTGGTGCTCGATCCGCCCCGGTCGGGCGCCGGTGCCCGGGTGGTGCGCGACGTGGTCGCCGCCGGGCCGCGCGCCGTGGCCTACGTGGCCTGCGACCCGGCCGCGTTTGCCCGGGACCTGCGGGTCTTCACCGGCCTGGGCTGGCGGCTGGCGACGCTGCGCGGCTACGACCTCTTCCCGATGACCCAGCACGTGGAGCTGGTGGCGCTGCTGGTCCCAGGCCCGGCCGCCGACTGA
- a CDS encoding APC family permease — protein sequence MARSTSLLKRLLVGRPFRSDRLKHTLLPKRIALPVFASDALSSVAYAPDEILLMLSIAGASAFVFSPWVALGVVVVMLAVVASYRQNVHAYPSGGGDYEVATVNLGPRAGVGVASALLVDYVLTVAVSVSSGVANLGSVIPFVATHKVLIAVCAVVLLTAVNLRGLKEAGSAFAIPTYGFMIVIIGMILTGLVRIVVLGEDLRAPSADLVIAAEWHDTTGWAMAFLLLRSFSSGCAALTGVEAISNGVPAFKAPKSRNAATTLLMLGLVAVTMLVGIVWLARLTGLQFVEAPGHQIVGGPDGYVQKTVTAQLAETIFGSGSILLFLVVGVTATILFVAANTAFTGFPVLGSILAQDRYLPRQLHTRGDRLAFSNGVLFLAAFAIVLIVGFQAEVTKLIQLYIVGVFVSFTLSQAGMIRHWNRLLRTERDPRVRSRMVRSRAINAFGMAMTGTVLVIVLITKFLLGAWIAIVAMGVIYLLMLAIRRHYDRVAVELSPDEGRPVLPARNHAIVLVSKLHQPTLRAVAYAQATRPDTLTAVTVNVDDTDTRQLQADWERREVPVTLTVVDSPYREITRPILNYVAGVRRESPRDVVTVFIPEYVVGRWWENLLHNQSALRLKGRLLFEPGVMVTSVPWQLASTAGKDLDRMDATLSRGPARGPRVTPRSTLPPSVPPAGSVSSRDGETPGGEPR from the coding sequence GTGGCCCGATCCACCTCCCTGTTGAAGCGGCTGCTCGTCGGTCGACCGTTCCGGTCCGACCGCCTCAAGCACACCCTCCTCCCGAAGCGCATCGCCCTGCCCGTGTTCGCCTCGGACGCGCTGTCCAGCGTGGCGTACGCGCCGGACGAGATCCTCCTGATGCTCTCCATCGCGGGGGCCTCGGCCTTCGTGTTCTCGCCGTGGGTGGCCCTCGGCGTCGTCGTGGTGATGCTGGCCGTGGTGGCCAGCTACCGGCAGAACGTGCACGCCTACCCCTCCGGCGGTGGCGACTACGAGGTGGCCACGGTCAACCTCGGTCCACGGGCCGGAGTCGGGGTGGCCAGCGCCCTGTTGGTCGACTACGTGCTGACGGTCGCCGTGTCGGTCTCCTCCGGGGTGGCCAACCTCGGCTCGGTGATCCCCTTCGTGGCGACCCACAAGGTGCTGATCGCGGTCTGCGCGGTGGTCCTGCTCACCGCGGTCAACCTGCGCGGGCTCAAGGAGGCCGGCAGCGCGTTCGCCATCCCCACCTACGGCTTCATGATCGTCATCATCGGCATGATCCTCACCGGGCTGGTCCGGATCGTGGTGCTCGGCGAGGATCTGCGCGCCCCCAGCGCCGACCTGGTGATCGCCGCCGAGTGGCACGACACCACCGGCTGGGCGATGGCGTTCCTGCTGCTGCGCAGCTTCTCCTCCGGATGCGCCGCGCTCACCGGCGTGGAGGCGATCTCCAACGGGGTGCCGGCGTTCAAGGCCCCCAAGAGCCGCAACGCCGCCACTACGTTGCTGATGCTCGGCCTGGTCGCGGTGACCATGCTGGTCGGCATCGTCTGGCTGGCCCGGCTCACCGGGTTGCAGTTCGTCGAGGCCCCGGGACACCAGATCGTCGGGGGCCCGGACGGGTACGTGCAGAAGACCGTCACCGCGCAGCTCGCCGAGACCATCTTCGGATCCGGCTCGATCCTGCTGTTCCTGGTGGTCGGGGTCACCGCCACGATCCTGTTCGTGGCCGCGAACACGGCCTTCACCGGTTTCCCGGTGCTCGGCTCGATCCTGGCCCAGGACCGCTACCTGCCCCGGCAACTGCACACCCGGGGCGACCGGCTGGCCTTCTCCAACGGCGTCCTCTTCCTGGCCGCCTTCGCGATCGTGCTGATCGTCGGCTTCCAGGCCGAGGTGACCAAGCTCATCCAGCTCTACATCGTCGGGGTCTTCGTCTCGTTCACGCTCTCCCAGGCCGGCATGATCCGGCACTGGAACCGGCTGCTGCGCACCGAACGCGACCCCCGGGTGCGGTCCCGGATGGTCCGCTCCCGGGCGATCAACGCCTTCGGCATGGCGATGACCGGAACGGTGCTGGTCATCGTGCTGATCACCAAGTTCCTGCTGGGCGCGTGGATCGCGATCGTCGCGATGGGCGTGATCTACCTGCTGATGCTGGCCATCCGCCGGCACTACGACCGGGTCGCGGTGGAGCTGTCCCCGGACGAGGGCCGCCCGGTGCTGCCCGCCCGCAACCACGCGATCGTGCTGGTCAGCAAGCTGCACCAGCCGACGCTGCGGGCGGTGGCCTACGCGCAGGCCACCCGGCCGGACACGCTGACCGCGGTGACCGTGAACGTGGACGACACCGACACCCGGCAGTTGCAGGCGGACTGGGAGCGGCGGGAGGTGCCGGTCACGCTCACCGTGGTCGACTCGCCGTACCGGGAGATCACCCGGCCGATCCTGAACTACGTGGCGGGGGTCCGCCGGGAGTCGCCGCGCGACGTGGTCACCGTCTTCATCCCCGAGTACGTGGTCGGCCGCTGGTGGGAGAACCTGTTGCACAACCAGAGCGCGCTGCGGCTCAAGGGCCGCCTGCTCTTCGAACCGGGAGTGATGGTGACGAGTGTGCCGTGGCAGCTCGCCTCGACCGCCGGCAAGGACCTGGACCGGATGGACGCCACGCTGAGCCGGGGACCGGCCCGGGGGCCCCGGGTGACGCCGCGCAGCACGCTGCCGCCGAGCGTCCCACCGGCCGGCTCGGTGTCGTCCCGGGACGGCGAGACGCCGGGCGGTGAGCCGCGATGA
- a CDS encoding potassium channel family protein codes for MHIVIMGCGRVGATLAHSLEARGHSVAVIDHDAEAFRRLGPDFAGITVTGAGFDGDVLREAGIERADAFAAVSSGDNSNIISARLARETFGVSRVAARIYDQRRAQVFERLGIPTVATVRWTSDRMRRHLLPEGNVEIFRDPTSTVSIIEVPVHEDWIGRPVRALEEATGARVAYLIRFGIGTLPTGSSVVQEGDQVFMLVTDDMVATVTATAAAPEGGQ; via the coding sequence GTGCATATCGTGATCATGGGATGTGGCCGGGTCGGCGCAACCCTGGCACACAGCCTCGAAGCCCGGGGGCACTCGGTGGCGGTGATCGACCACGACGCCGAGGCGTTCCGCCGGCTGGGTCCGGACTTCGCCGGGATCACGGTCACCGGGGCCGGTTTCGACGGCGACGTGCTGCGCGAGGCCGGCATCGAGCGCGCCGACGCCTTCGCCGCCGTCTCCAGCGGCGACAACTCCAACATCATCTCGGCCCGGCTGGCCCGCGAGACGTTCGGCGTGTCCCGGGTGGCGGCCCGCATCTACGACCAGCGTCGCGCCCAGGTCTTCGAGCGCCTCGGCATCCCCACCGTGGCCACCGTCCGCTGGACCTCCGACCGGATGCGGCGGCACCTGCTGCCGGAGGGCAACGTGGAGATCTTCCGCGACCCGACCAGCACGGTCTCGATCATCGAGGTGCCGGTGCACGAGGACTGGATCGGCCGCCCGGTTCGGGCGCTGGAGGAGGCCACCGGGGCCCGGGTGGCGTACCTGATCCGGTTCGGCATCGGCACGCTGCCCACCGGTTCCAGCGTGGTGCAGGAGGGCGATCAGGTCTTCATGCTGGTGACCGACGACATGGTGGCCACGGTCACCGCGACGGCGGCGGCGCCGGAAGGGGGGCAGTGA
- a CDS encoding potassium channel family protein produces the protein MRVAIAGAGNVGRSIAQELIENGHQVMLIERQRRKLRPERVPDAQWVLADACELTSLEQADLAGCDVVVAATGDDKANLVVSLLAKTEFAVPRVVARVNRAENEWLFTEQWGVDVAVSKPRVMAALVEEAVTVGDLVRLMTFRQGEANLVEITLPPTAPYVGQPLRAVPLPRDAALVAILRGKRVLVPSPDDPIEAGDELIFVCTAEMEDAVRAVILGPDSVERTRESR, from the coding sequence GTGCGGGTCGCCATCGCCGGCGCCGGCAACGTGGGCCGCTCGATCGCCCAGGAGCTGATCGAGAACGGCCACCAGGTGATGCTCATCGAGCGGCAGCGGCGGAAGCTGCGGCCGGAGCGGGTCCCGGACGCGCAGTGGGTACTGGCCGACGCCTGCGAGCTGACCAGCCTGGAGCAGGCCGACCTCGCCGGTTGTGACGTGGTGGTCGCCGCCACCGGCGACGACAAGGCCAACCTCGTGGTCTCGCTGCTGGCCAAGACCGAGTTCGCGGTGCCCCGGGTGGTCGCCCGCGTCAACCGGGCCGAGAACGAGTGGCTCTTCACCGAGCAGTGGGGCGTGGACGTGGCGGTCAGCAAGCCGCGCGTGATGGCCGCCCTGGTCGAGGAGGCGGTGACCGTCGGCGACCTGGTCCGCCTGATGACCTTCCGGCAGGGTGAGGCCAACCTCGTCGAGATCACGCTGCCGCCGACCGCGCCGTACGTCGGGCAGCCGCTGCGGGCGGTGCCGCTGCCCCGGGACGCCGCGCTGGTGGCCATCCTGCGCGGCAAGCGGGTGCTGGTGCCCAGCCCCGACGACCCGATCGAGGCCGGCGACGAGCTGATCTTCGTGTGTACCGCCGAGATGGAGGACGCGGTCCGGGCCGTGATCCTCGGCCCGGACAGCGTCGAACGGACCCGCGAGTCGCGCTGA
- a CDS encoding DUF3159 domain-containing protein, producing the protein MTTGQHPATQPETEPTDEERLPTVAEQMADQLGGWRGLVESSIPVVVFVVVNILGELRPAVIASVGVAVLIGVLRLAQRRPVRHAVNGLFGIGIGAAIAWRTGEARDFYLPGILYGIGYGVALLISAAIRQPLVGWLWSVLVAKGSSAWRDDPKLVRTFTGLTVLWGVVWLAKVGVQAGLYLAEQDTALGVARLALGYPPYVLLLLITVWTVRRVMRESEPTPLPT; encoded by the coding sequence ATGACCACCGGACAGCATCCGGCCACCCAGCCGGAGACCGAGCCGACCGACGAGGAGCGGCTGCCGACCGTCGCCGAGCAGATGGCCGACCAGCTCGGCGGATGGCGGGGGCTGGTGGAGTCCAGCATCCCGGTGGTCGTCTTCGTGGTGGTCAACATCCTCGGCGAGCTGCGTCCCGCGGTGATCGCGTCGGTGGGCGTGGCGGTCCTGATCGGCGTGCTGCGGCTGGCCCAGCGCCGGCCGGTGCGCCACGCGGTCAACGGGCTGTTCGGCATCGGCATCGGTGCCGCCATCGCCTGGCGGACCGGCGAGGCCCGCGACTTCTACCTGCCCGGCATCCTCTACGGCATCGGCTACGGGGTGGCGCTGCTGATCTCGGCGGCGATCCGGCAGCCCCTGGTCGGCTGGCTGTGGTCGGTGCTGGTGGCCAAGGGCAGCTCCGCGTGGCGCGACGACCCGAAGCTGGTGCGGACCTTCACCGGCCTGACCGTGCTGTGGGGCGTGGTCTGGCTGGCCAAGGTCGGGGTGCAGGCCGGGCTCTACCTCGCCGAGCAGGACACCGCGCTGGGCGTGGCCCGGCTCGCGCTGGGCTACCCGCCGTACGTCCTGCTGCTGCTGATCACGGTCTGGACCGTCCGGCGGGTCATGCGGGAGTCGGAGCCGACGCCGCTGCCGACCTGA
- a CDS encoding OB-fold nucleic acid binding domain-containing protein, producing the protein MSTGEGRGSLRRMLRRLTASEAEIEAQQLQRDSARCGGVPAAQCARGQVASVTGRLRTVVYTPRTNQPALEADLYDGSDVVTLVWLGQRRITGIEPGRHLTAKGRIAVRDDRKVIYNPYYELEPST; encoded by the coding sequence ATGAGCACCGGCGAGGGGCGGGGTTCGCTGCGGCGGATGCTGCGACGGCTCACCGCGAGTGAGGCCGAGATCGAGGCGCAGCAGTTGCAGCGGGACAGCGCCCGGTGCGGCGGTGTCCCGGCGGCGCAGTGTGCCCGGGGCCAGGTGGCGTCGGTCACCGGCCGCCTGCGTACGGTGGTCTACACGCCGCGCACCAACCAACCGGCGCTGGAGGCCGACCTCTACGACGGCAGTGACGTCGTGACGCTGGTCTGGCTGGGGCAACGGCGCATCACCGGCATCGAACCCGGGCGACACCTGACCGCGAAGGGGCGGATCGCGGTGCGGGACGACCGCAAGGTGATCTACAACCCGTACTACGAGTTGGAGCCGTCGACGTGA
- a CDS encoding DUF3710 domain-containing protein: MIFSRKRAAGRHARDERATDALQTVDGAESASEAPARGPYDVSEAPDGVQRLDLGSLQIPAVPEVEVRVQADPQGVIQQVVLVHGPSALQLGVFAAPRSEGIWDEVREEIRKSLYNDGAAAQEVVGEYGTELHARVRTEDGLTNLRFVGVDGPRWMVRAVYQGAAATDPAAAGPLADCLDGLVVDRGQEAKPVREPLPLRLPREAGGQVEADAEAAPAPGAR; encoded by the coding sequence GTGATCTTCTCCCGAAAGCGGGCCGCGGGACGGCACGCCCGTGACGAGCGAGCCACGGACGCGCTCCAGACGGTCGACGGCGCCGAGTCGGCGTCGGAGGCGCCGGCGCGCGGGCCGTACGACGTCTCCGAGGCGCCGGACGGGGTGCAGCGGCTCGATCTGGGCAGCCTGCAGATCCCGGCGGTCCCCGAGGTCGAGGTGCGGGTGCAGGCCGACCCGCAGGGGGTGATCCAGCAGGTCGTCCTGGTGCACGGGCCGAGCGCCCTGCAACTCGGCGTCTTCGCCGCGCCGAGGTCCGAGGGGATCTGGGACGAGGTGCGCGAGGAGATCCGCAAATCGTTGTACAACGACGGCGCCGCCGCCCAGGAGGTCGTCGGCGAGTACGGCACGGAGCTGCACGCCCGGGTGCGTACCGAGGACGGCCTGACCAACCTGCGGTTCGTCGGTGTCGACGGGCCGCGGTGGATGGTCCGTGCCGTGTACCAGGGTGCGGCGGCCACCGACCCTGCCGCCGCCGGTCCGCTGGCCGACTGCCTCGACGGCCTGGTCGTCGACCGGGGACAGGAGGCCAAGCCGGTGCGGGAACCGCTACCGCTGCGCCTGCCCCGCGAAGCGGGCGGTCAGGTCGAGGCCGACGCCGAGGCGGCACCGGCACCCGGTGCGCGCTGA
- the dut gene encoding dUTP diphosphatase translates to MTDLVPVPVRRLDPELPLPAYSHPGDAGADLVAAADVELPPGGRALVPTGVAIALPDGYVGLVHPRSGLAARLGVTVLNAPGTVDAGYRGEILVNLINHDRAAPVKISRGDRIAQLVVQRVERAAFQPVAELPASGRGTGGHGSTGGHVGLVPPPASDGADGRDGTVSANSGGWTQ, encoded by the coding sequence GTGACCGACCTGGTGCCCGTGCCGGTTCGGCGGCTCGACCCCGAGCTGCCGCTGCCGGCGTACTCGCATCCCGGTGACGCCGGGGCCGACCTGGTGGCCGCGGCCGACGTCGAGTTGCCGCCCGGCGGCCGGGCGTTGGTGCCGACGGGTGTGGCGATCGCGCTGCCCGACGGGTACGTGGGCCTGGTCCATCCCCGATCGGGGCTCGCGGCCAGACTCGGCGTGACGGTGCTCAACGCGCCCGGTACGGTCGACGCCGGCTACCGGGGTGAGATCCTGGTCAACCTGATCAACCATGATCGGGCCGCGCCGGTGAAGATCTCGCGGGGCGACCGGATCGCGCAACTCGTTGTGCAGCGGGTGGAACGGGCGGCCTTCCAGCCGGTGGCCGAGCTGCCCGCGTCCGGACGCGGGACCGGCGGGCACGGCTCCACCGGCGGACACGTCGGGCTGGTGCCGCCGCCGGCCTCGGACGGCGCGGACGGAAGAGATGGCACGGTGAGTGCGAACAGCGGAGGGTGGACGCAGTGA
- a CDS encoding DUF3093 domain-containing protein, translating to MARVSTSPSPSPTTATPTYTERLRLPWWLWPTGLAVAALLAVEVWMGAAGVRAWLPFAVLVPLALATMAWLGRVRVAVTDGELRVDDARLPVRFVTDVVPLDADGRREVLGVGADPLAFVVQRPWIPGAVQVVLNDPDDPTPFWVVSSRRPVELAEALLAARDAAR from the coding sequence CTGGCACGAGTGAGCACGTCACCGTCCCCCTCCCCCACCACGGCGACCCCGACGTACACCGAACGGCTCCGCCTGCCCTGGTGGCTGTGGCCCACCGGGCTGGCGGTCGCCGCGCTGCTCGCGGTGGAGGTCTGGATGGGCGCGGCCGGCGTACGCGCCTGGCTGCCGTTCGCGGTGCTCGTCCCGCTCGCGTTGGCGACCATGGCGTGGCTGGGCCGGGTCCGGGTCGCGGTGACCGACGGGGAGCTACGGGTCGACGACGCCCGCCTGCCGGTGCGCTTCGTCACCGACGTCGTCCCGTTGGACGCCGACGGGCGGCGTGAGGTGCTCGGTGTCGGCGCCGACCCGCTGGCGTTCGTCGTGCAGCGACCGTGGATCCCCGGCGCCGTCCAGGTGGTGCTGAACGACCCGGACGACCCCACTCCGTTCTGGGTGGTCAGTTCCCGGCGCCCGGTCGAACTCGCCGAGGCGCTTCTGGCCGCGCGGGACGCGGCACGCTGA
- a CDS encoding DUF4193 domain-containing protein — translation MATDYDAPRRDEVDLGEDSLEELKARRVDSQSGAVDVDEAEVAESFELPGADLADEELTVKVLPMQQDEFRCARCFLVHHRSQLAVERNGELICRECV, via the coding sequence ATGGCCACCGACTACGACGCCCCGCGCCGCGACGAGGTCGACCTCGGCGAGGACAGCCTGGAAGAGCTCAAGGCCCGGCGCGTCGACTCGCAGTCGGGTGCCGTGGACGTCGACGAGGCGGAGGTGGCGGAGAGCTTCGAGCTGCCCGGCGCCGACCTGGCCGACGAGGAGCTCACGGTCAAGGTGCTGCCGATGCAGCAGGACGAGTTCCGCTGTGCCCGGTGTTTCCTGGTGCACCACCGCAGCCAGCTGGCAGTCGAGCGCAACGGCGAGCTGATCTGCCGTGAGTGTGTCTGA
- a CDS encoding LytR C-terminal domain-containing protein, translating into MRALVVVGMLAVVALVFVVVALVKDTQGNAGSAQGCPEDWPRADVTLRERKDVRIKVLNATDRPGLAASVGDEFRNRDFQVQKEGNQKKQVDDVAVLRYGPKGVGSAHLLRAYFLNAAAYEYDATREDDVVDVILGNGFRQLATTTEVNQSLGDLGSPVAPPMTCPMPVED; encoded by the coding sequence GTGCGAGCACTCGTTGTCGTCGGCATGCTGGCGGTGGTCGCCCTGGTCTTCGTGGTCGTCGCACTCGTCAAGGACACCCAGGGTAACGCGGGCTCGGCCCAGGGCTGCCCGGAGGACTGGCCGCGTGCCGACGTCACGTTGCGTGAGCGCAAGGACGTCAGGATCAAGGTGCTGAACGCCACCGACCGCCCCGGGTTGGCCGCCAGCGTGGGCGACGAGTTCCGCAATCGCGACTTCCAGGTCCAGAAGGAAGGCAACCAGAAGAAGCAGGTCGACGACGTGGCGGTGCTGCGGTACGGCCCGAAGGGCGTCGGCTCCGCCCACCTGCTGCGGGCCTACTTCCTGAATGCCGCCGCGTACGAGTACGACGCCACGCGCGAGGACGACGTGGTGGACGTGATCCTCGGCAACGGCTTCCGGCAACTGGCGACCACCACCGAGGTCAACCAGTCCCTCGGCGACCTCGGTTCCCCGGTGGCCCCGCCGATGACCTGTCCCATGCCGGTCGAGGACTGA
- a CDS encoding inositol monophosphatase family protein: MDRSAPQPGQLLEIAIEVAREAAATAYRMRVDGVRVAATKSTATDVVTAADRAVERQIVDALRRLRPDDAVLGEEYGAAQRGTAAPAPVRWIVDPIDGTVNYLYGLAHCAVSIAAEVDGEVVAGVVRNIHTGEEWTATAGGGAWRDGRRLRCSTETDLGQTLVITGFGYDPARRAHQARVVTELIAHVRDIRRLGAAAVDLCLVAEGRADAFYEKGLADWDRAAGGLVATEAGLRIGGIDGQGPGPDMVIAAPPDLFAPLHDRLAALDASGGP; this comes from the coding sequence ATGGACCGCTCGGCACCGCAGCCAGGGCAGTTGCTGGAGATCGCGATCGAGGTGGCGCGGGAGGCGGCGGCCACCGCGTACCGGATGAGGGTTGATGGGGTCCGGGTCGCGGCCACCAAGAGCACCGCCACGGACGTGGTGACCGCGGCGGACCGGGCGGTGGAGCGCCAGATCGTCGACGCGCTGCGCCGGCTGCGCCCGGACGACGCCGTGCTGGGTGAGGAGTACGGCGCGGCGCAGCGCGGTACGGCGGCACCGGCGCCGGTGCGGTGGATCGTGGATCCGATCGACGGCACGGTCAACTACCTGTACGGGCTGGCGCACTGCGCGGTGTCGATCGCCGCGGAGGTGGACGGCGAGGTCGTGGCGGGTGTGGTGCGCAACATCCACACCGGCGAGGAGTGGACCGCGACGGCCGGTGGCGGCGCCTGGCGGGACGGCCGGCGGCTGCGCTGCTCCACCGAGACCGACCTCGGGCAGACGCTCGTGATCACCGGCTTCGGCTACGACCCGGCCCGCCGCGCCCACCAGGCCCGGGTGGTGACCGAGCTGATCGCGCACGTCCGGGACATCCGCCGACTCGGGGCTGCCGCCGTCGACCTCTGTCTGGTCGCCGAGGGGCGGGCCGACGCGTTCTACGAGAAGGGCCTGGCGGACTGGGACCGGGCGGCCGGCGGGCTGGTGGCCACCGAGGCCGGTCTGCGGATCGGCGGGATCGACGGGCAGGGCCCCGGACCGGACATGGTGATCGCCGCGCCGCCGGACCTGTTCGCGCCCCTGCATGACCGGCTGGCCGCGCTGGACGCCTCCGGCGGCCCGTGA